In Erigeron canadensis isolate Cc75 chromosome 6, C_canadensis_v1, whole genome shotgun sequence, the following are encoded in one genomic region:
- the LOC122605124 gene encoding putative pentatricopeptide repeat-containing protein At1g09680 — MRRTLHCLRKKKAAYKLVLDKRKHTPPFETMHNLIKTSTQFQLQFQFQVRRRLSAAASTTTIPWFTPPPPSTHQPIDPFLTTLSQAITNPNSNPLHKLIPSLKPSHIISLITQNPNFLSPKTLLTFFKWLSTQHPFRHTTHSYFTMIKFLAFHQMFQDSESLLDFVITRKGKHSAPSVFQAFLETNSVKDDKDCSFFVFNALVNCYLDHGFVSDAVNCFRLAEKENFSTSFDSCERVVDCLMKGNDNVGAFRFYLEVLGFGVRANVYVFNKLMHSFVKDGEVDGAKIVFDEMVKWGVRPSLVTYNTLLNGYCKVGRIDDGFKLKMVIAKSGLVADVFTYSFLINGLCRESRLGDAYKMFDEMCRRGLAPNGVIFTTLINGLCRNGKIDLGMQMYGKMVVRGVKADLITFNTLVNGLCKSGRIGEARRVFDEMTRVGLKADKFTYTSLLDGCCKEGELQSALEVKERMVNEGLVLDNVAFTALISGLCREGLVTDAEKLLREMTRMGLKPDNATYTMVIDGFCKKGDVKMGFKLLKEMRRGGLVAGIITYNVLMNGLCKAGQMNNANKLLRSMLDLGVFPDDITYNIILEGHCNHRDPETFEKLRNEKGLIYDYAAYMSLVGGSPKSTTHNQKR; from the coding sequence ATGCGTAGAACCCTTCAttgtttgagaaaaaaaaaagcagcatATAAGCTAGTACTTGACAAGAGAAAACACACACCGCCGTTTGAGACTATGCATAACCTCATAAAAACCTCAAcccaatttcaactccaattccaattccaagtCCGCCGCCGTCTTTCCgccgccgcctccaccaccaccataccTTGGTTcaccccaccaccaccatcaactCACCAACCAATTGACCCATTTCTCACCACACTTTCTCAAGCCATCACCAACCCAAACTCAAACCCACTTCACAAACTCATCCCATCACTCAAACCATCTCACATAATCTCCTTAATTACCCAAAATCCAAACTTTTTATCCCCAAAAACCCTTCTCACTTTCTTCAAATGGCTTTCAACTCAACACCCTTTTCGCCACACAACCCATTCTTACTTCACCATGATCAAGTTCCTTGCTTTTCATCAAATGTTTCAAGATTCCGAATCTTTACTCGATTTCGTTATTACCCGCAAAGGTAAACACTCTGCACCATCTGTTTTTCAAGCTTTTCTTGAAACAAATAGTGTTAAAGATGATAAAGATTGTAGCTTTTTTGTGTTTAATGCTTTAGTTAATTGTTATTTAGATCATGGGTTTGTTTCTGATGCTGTTAACTGTTTTCGGTTAGcggaaaaagaaaattttagtACTAGTTTTGATTCTTGTGAAAGGGTTgttgattgtttgatgaaagGGAATGACAATGTGGGTGCTTTCAGGTTTTATTTGGAGGTTTTGGGGTTCGGGGTTCGGGCTAATGTGTATGTGTTTAATAAGTTGATGCATAGTTTTGTTAAAGATGGTGAGGTTGATGGTGCTAAGatagtgtttgatgaaatggttAAGTGGGGCGTGAGGCCGAGTTTGGTTACTTATAATACTTTGTTGAATGGGTATTGTAAAGTAGGGAGAATAGATGATGGGTTTAAGTTGAAGATGGTTATTGCTAAGAGTGGGCTTGTTGCGGATGTGTTTACGTATAGTTTTTTGATTAACGGGTTGTGTAGAGAAAGTAGGTTAGGCGATGCGTATAAGATGTTTGATGAGATGTGTAGAAGGGGTTTGGCGCCGAATGGTGTTATTTTTACGACTTTGATTAATGGGTTATGTAGAAATGGGAAGATAGATTTAGGTATGCAAATGTATGGTAAAATGGTGGTTAGAGGTGTGAAAGCTGATTTGATTACTTTTAACACACTTGTTAATGGTCTTTGCAAGAGTGGTAGAATTGGTGAAGCTAGGAGAGTATTTGATGAAATGACTCGGGTTGGATTGAAAGCTGACAAGTTTACTTACACGTCGCTTCTTGATGGATGTTGCAAGGAGGGAGAGTTGCAGTCAGCACTTGAAGTTAAGGAGAGAATGGTCAATGAAGGTCTTGTTCTTGATAATGTGGCATTCACAGCTCTTATCTCGGGTTTGTGCAGGGAAGGACTAGTTACTGATGCAGAAAAGTTATTGAGGGAAATGACGAGAATGGGTTTGAAACCTGACAATGCTACTTACACCATGGTCATTGATGGGTTCTGCAAAAAGGGTGATGTTAAGATGGGTTTTAAGTTGCTTAAGGAGATGCGTAGGGGTGGACTTGTAGCGGGAATCATTACTTACAATGTGTTGATGAATGGTTTATGTAAGGCTGGGCAAATGAACAATGCAAATAAGCTTTTACGGTCGATGCTTGATTTAGGTGTGTTTCCAGATGACATTACTTACAATATCATCTTGGAAGGTCATTGTAATCATAGAGATCCAGAGACTTTTGAGAAATTACGTAACGAGAAAGGACTTATCTATGATTATGCTGCTTATATGTCATTGGTAGGAGGGTCTCCTAAAAGCACTACACATAATCAAAAGAGATGA